In the Ficedula albicollis isolate OC2 chromosome 22, FicAlb1.5, whole genome shotgun sequence genome, one interval contains:
- the LOC101813504 gene encoding uncharacterized protein LOC101813504 isoform X1: protein MAWAQRALKALPLAILVVLVPLLVPEDEHPLEEPGPSDQAPAMESTWKYFTSTAMDGGSGDPEAEPESSGSYMTFDLFWELLAQGPNVSEASPAGQKNETGLGNSSWPVMEQPEFQTLLKESLSVLEPEPVDTEVPEAMPVPEGNSEALEPTGIAELWAFPPGVDERFSRAEDTRADPSPVEGMADTGTADAKLTWLAFVRAFFVISMICTLVTLLLFKMTPAWAKHIKKCLMCSRPSSELPADKELVVEV, encoded by the exons ATGGCATGGGCACAAAGAGCCCTGAAAGCCCTGCCCCTGGCCATCCTGGTAGTCCTGGTACCCCTGCTGGTCCCTGAGGACGAGCATCCCCTTGAGGAGCCAGGACCATCAGACCAAG ctcctgccatggaaagtacatggaaatatttcacGTCCACAGCCATGGATGGAGGCAGTGGAGATCCAGAGGCTGAACCTGAGTCTTCTGGATCCTACATGacttttgatttgttttgggAACTGCTAGCTCAAGGCCCAAATGTGAGCGAGGCATCTCCTGCAG GTCAGAAGAATGAAACTGGATTGGGAAACAGTTCCTGGCCAGTAATGGAACAGCCTGAATTCCAGACTTTGCTGAAGGAATCACTTTCAG TGCTGGAGCCTGAGCCTGTGGACACGGAGGTACCTGAGGCAATGCCAGTCCCTGAGGGAAACAGCGAAGCCCTTGAGCCAACAG GGATCGCAGAGCTTTGGGCATTTCCTCCAGGTGTGGATGAGAGattcagcagggctgaggacaCCAGGGCAGACCCAAGCCCTGTGGAGGGCATGgcagacacaggcacagctgatGCTAAACTCACCTGGCTTGCCTTTGTGAGAGCCTTCTTCGTGATCTCTATGATCTGCACCCTGGTTACTCTGCTGCTCTTCAAAATGACCCCTGCATGGGCAAAGCACATAAAAAA
- the LOC101813504 gene encoding uncharacterized protein LOC101813504 isoform X2, whose product MAWAQRALKALPLAILVVLVPLLVPEDEHPLEEPGPSDQAPAMESTWKYFTSTAMDGGSGDPEAEPESSGSYMTFDLFWELLAQGPNVSEASPAGQKNETGLGNSSWPVMEQPEFQTLLKESLSVLEPEPVDTEVPEAMPVPEGNSEALEPTGVDERFSRAEDTRADPSPVEGMADTGTADAKLTWLAFVRAFFVISMICTLVTLLLFKMTPAWAKHIKKCLMCSRPSSELPADKELVVEV is encoded by the exons ATGGCATGGGCACAAAGAGCCCTGAAAGCCCTGCCCCTGGCCATCCTGGTAGTCCTGGTACCCCTGCTGGTCCCTGAGGACGAGCATCCCCTTGAGGAGCCAGGACCATCAGACCAAG ctcctgccatggaaagtacatggaaatatttcacGTCCACAGCCATGGATGGAGGCAGTGGAGATCCAGAGGCTGAACCTGAGTCTTCTGGATCCTACATGacttttgatttgttttgggAACTGCTAGCTCAAGGCCCAAATGTGAGCGAGGCATCTCCTGCAG GTCAGAAGAATGAAACTGGATTGGGAAACAGTTCCTGGCCAGTAATGGAACAGCCTGAATTCCAGACTTTGCTGAAGGAATCACTTTCAG TGCTGGAGCCTGAGCCTGTGGACACGGAGGTACCTGAGGCAATGCCAGTCCCTGAGGGAAACAGCGAAGCCCTTGAGCCAACAG GTGTGGATGAGAGattcagcagggctgaggacaCCAGGGCAGACCCAAGCCCTGTGGAGGGCATGgcagacacaggcacagctgatGCTAAACTCACCTGGCTTGCCTTTGTGAGAGCCTTCTTCGTGATCTCTATGATCTGCACCCTGGTTACTCTGCTGCTCTTCAAAATGACCCCTGCATGGGCAAAGCACATAAAAAA